Genomic segment of Saccharomyces cerevisiae S288C chromosome XV, complete sequence:
AAAGCATTAGAAGTTTCCATGTTACTACTCACCTGCTCTCACCGACTCATTTTGTTAAGCTTGTCTTCAATTGCTTGTATACTGCGTGAAAactcatcatcattttccttCATTTGCCTCTGAACATCCTTTAGtgatttttctatttcatTTGCCAGGTCAAACACGGTTACAATATTTTCTGTATCTCCCTTTATTGAGTTAGTCTCAGATGTATTGGCCAAGGGAGCCTGTGGTTCCTCCGAAGCTTCCAGTTTTTCAGTACTCATTACAGTGCTCCTTCAGAAGATGCAAGTCACATTTACAATATCATTTAGCGCTAAGGTAAAATGTACCTGTAAGCCAAGCCGCTTCATTGGTTTGctagttttttttttttttttttttttttcaaattatttaTCGAGGCCAACTGAAAAGCAAAACAACATGGTTGATCGATACATAGAAATTAACGACCAGGAAGCGAAATACTGCAGCAAATTTCTAAAGCTTCTTCCTATATAAAACACGGTAAAGAACGGTAAAACATGATAAAACATGATAAAAAACTATTTGGGACGAAGATGGCTCAATAATCCTGCAATTCAAGCATATGTGAAACAAAATGCTGCTGTCGCCCATTCTACGGTGTTTCAAGGAAATCTTTATGAATATACGGTGATGAGGGAGTTATCTGAGAAACTACGAATGACAAAGTTGAGAAAAACCGGTGGCGCCCATGATGGTGGCGTAGACATAAAGGGAAGCTGGCCAGTAGATGATAtttattggaaaatttcatcGTTAATGcccaatttggaaatgGCTAGTAACATAAAAAGAACGAACTCGCAAAATGGCTTCGTATTGAAACCTTTAAAGTATAGGATAATCGACCATACTTTTGAACCATTGAAAGTACTAGTCCAATGTAAGGCTTTCACTAAATCAAAATTATCTCCTAGAGAATTCCGTGAGTTAGTAGGAACATTCACCTCACTAGTATCACATAGTCAACGCAACAAAACAGTATGCATTATGTGTTCCCCTCATATGTTAACAAAAGATACCTTAAATCTTATCAATAACATCACGCTTCCTCTGATATATTTACGTGTTGAGATGCTGAAAGAGAAGACTGACGGGCACTTTGACTTAATCAATTCAGGAAAACTAATTAATTATTACGAGAATTCATACGCCTCTACGTTAATGCAAGATTGCAAGATTTCTGAATGGCTGAAGTTGAAGTTGTACAAAAATAGTGACTTTAATTcggaaaaataaaaaaaaaaaaaaaaacataagGAAATTTTAATTAAATAGTCTATCTACACATTTcctaaaagaaaatattattgcattacttttttgaagatcTATAAAGGGCACTGTCTTACTTTTTAAAATCTGACCCACTTGAAGCCAACACAGTATGCTCTCGAAATTATGTAGCAAACAGCGCTTACAAAAGTTGCCAAACCgcaaaaaataatatagtGTTGGTAATCGGCCGTTGTCTTGATAGAGATAATGGCACCTGTTATCGGAATGCCGACTAAAGTACCGAAACCGACAACGAAGTACATTGTAGAGTAACGTTTACCGAACTCTTCCGTTTTAGATATCTGGCCACAGCAAACAGGAAGTAAGGAGAAAACGCTTCCAGAACAAAATCCATATAGGGCACTAATAACGTACATATTTGTCAAATTG
This window contains:
- the BIL1 gene encoding Bil1p (Protein that binds Bud6p and has a role in actin cable assembly; involved in the Bnr1p-dependent pathway of cable assembly; localizes to bud tip and bud neck), with the protein product MSTEKLEASEEPQAPLANTSETNSIKGDTENIVTVFDLANEIEKSLKDVQRQMKENDDEFSRSIQAIEDKLNKMSR
- the RRG7 gene encoding Rrg7p (hypothetical protein; green fluorescent protein (GFP)-fusion protein localizes to the mitochondrion; deletion confers sensitivity to 4-(N-(S-glutathionylacetyl)amino) phenylarsenoxide (GSAO); YOR305W is not an essential gene), producing the protein MIKNYLGRRWLNNPAIQAYVKQNAAVAHSTVFQGNLYEYTVMRELSEKLRMTKLRKTGGAHDGGVDIKGSWPVDDIYWKISSLMPNLEMASNIKRTNSQNGFVLKPLKYRIIDHTFEPLKVLVQCKAFTKSKLSPREFRELVGTFTSLVSHSQRNKTVCIMCSPHMLTKDTLNLINNITLPLIYLRVEMLKEKTDGHFDLINSGKLINYYENSYASTLMQDCKISEWLKLKLYKNSDFNSEK